A DNA window from Aspergillus nidulans FGSC A4 chromosome V contains the following coding sequences:
- a CDS encoding protein cbhA (transcript_id=CADANIAT00003171), translating to MYQRALLFSALLSVSRAQQAGTAQEEVHPSLTWQRCEASGSCTEVAGSVVLDSNWRWTHSVDGYTNCYTGNEWDATLCPDNESCAQNCAVDGADYEATYGITSNGDSLTLKFVTGSNVGSRVYLMEDDETYQMFDLLNNEFTFDVDVSNLPCGLNGALYFTSMDADGGLSKYEGNTAGAKYGTGYCDSQCPRDIKFINGLGNVEGWEPSDSDANAGVGGMGTCCPEMDIWEANSISTAYTPHPCDSVEQTMCEGDSCGGTYSDDRYGGTCDPDGCDFNSYRMGNTSFYGPGAIIDTSSKFTVVTQFIADGGSLSEIKRFYVQNGEVIPNSESNISGVEGNSITSEFCTAQKTAFGDEDIFAQHGGLSAMGDAASAMVLILSIWDDHHSSMMWLDSSYPTDADPSQPGVARGTCEQGAGDPDVVESEHADASVTFSNIKFGPIGSTF from the exons ATGTATCAACgcgctcttctcttctctgctCTTTTATCCGTGTCGCGGGCCCAGCAGGCAGGCACCGCACAGGAGGAAGTGCATCCCTCTTTGACATGGCAGAGGTGCGAGGCCAGTGGATCGTGCACCGAAGTTGCGGGTTCCGTCGTGCTGGATTCCAACTGGCGCTGGACACACTCGGTTGATGGGTACACCAACTGCTACACTGGCAACGAG TGGGATGCAACCTTGTGCCCCGACAACGAGTCATGCGCTCAGAACTGCGCTGTTGACGGCGCCGACTACGAGGCTACCTACGGTATCACGTCAAATGGCGACTCGTTGACTCTTAAGTTCGTCACTGGTTCCAACGTCGGCTCTCGTGTCTACCTGATggaggacgacgagaccTACCAGATGTTCGACCTGCTCAACAACGAGTTCACCTTTGACGTTGACGTCTCCAACCTCCCTTGCGGTCTGAACGGCGCTCTCTACTTCACCTCGATGGACGCAGATGGCGGCTTGAGCAAGTACGAAGGCAACACCGCCGGCGCCAAGTATGGAACTGGCTACTGCGACTCTCAATGCCCTCGTGATATCAAGTTCATCAACGGATTG GGCAACGTTGAGGGATGGGAACCCTCCGACAGCGACGCCAACGCGGGCGTTGGTGGAATGGGTACTTGCTGCCCTGAGATGGATATCTGGGAAGCCAACAGCATCTCCACCGCCTACACCCCCCACCCTTGCGACAGTGTCGAGCAGACCATGTGCGAGGGCGATTCTTGTGGCGGTACATACTCCGACGACCGCTACGGCGGTACCTGCGACCCTGACGGTTGCGACTTCAACTCCTACCGTATGGGCAACACCAGCTTCTACGGCCCCGGCGCCATTATCGACACCTCCTCGAAATTCACTGTCGTGACCCAGTTCATCGCCGACGGCGGTTCCCTTTCCGAGATCAAGCGCTTCTATGTCCAGAACGGCGAGGTGATCCCCAACTCTGAGTCCAACATCTCCGGCGTCGAAGGCAACTCCATCACCTCGGAATTCTGCACTGCCCAGAAAACAGCGTTCGGCGACGAGGACATCTTTGCTCAGCACGGCGGCCTCAGCGCCATGGGCGATGCCGCATCCGCCATGGTTCTCATCCTCAGTATCTGGGATGACCACCACTCCAGCATGATGTGGCTTGACAGCTCTTACCCCACCGATGCTGACCCAAGCCAGCCTGGTGTTGCCCGTGGCACTTGCGAGCAGGGTGCTGGTGACCCTGATGTTGTTGAGTCTGAGCACGCCGATGCCTCTGTGACCTTCTCCAACATCAAGTTCGGTCCGATCGGCTCCACCTTTTAA